AAGAGGAAAACAACTGTAGTGGTTCCTTGAAGAAGCCTTCTCTGACCTCTCTCGAGTTCGTGGAATTGCAGAAGAGAAAGACAAAGCTGCTTTCGATGCTGGAAGAGGTATATATGTTTGATGTTTGTGTTCCTAATCTTGTTTGGCTTCATTTAAGAGTGTGGTGTAGCAGTACTACTATTTTGCAAGGAAATAACACACCTTTCTCCATGGTTCCCCAAAATATGGAAAAAGGCGTGTAAGTAGGTTAAATCCACGCCTTTACTCCAAGTGAATTGGTAATGGTAATGGTATTGATATCTATCCGTCCAGGTCCTTTAACTTTTCGGTTGGTGTGTGTGTTGATTGGATTGGGGTCTTTCGATTTTGATTCCTGAACTAACTCAGCAGCCACTACGGGCCCTTTCATTAATGCTATGCTCTCACCTCATTCATTTACCTTAACAACACAAACCCCTTTTCTATCTTCCTTTTCCTGCCAACATTTATTCTTTTAGCATGCATGGTGAATCATTTTCATTCCATGGAGATTAAAGTGTTACATATATATGTTTTGGCTTCAAGGTTGACAGAAGGTACAAGCACTACCGCAATCAGATGAAGAGCGTGGTGTCGTCGTTTGAAACGGTGGCGGGGAACGGTGCTGCCACGGTGTACTCGGCGTTGGCGCTGAAAGCCATGTCGAGACATTTCAAGTGTTTGAAGGATGGAATTTTGGGGCAAATtcaaacaacaagaaaagccaTGGGAGAGAAAGACCCAGTTGCACCAGGCACAACAAGGGGTGAAACGCCGAGGCTCAAAGTCATTGACCAAGCACTGAGACAACAAAGGGCGTTTCAGCAAATGAGCATGATGGAAACCCATCCTTGGAGACCCCAACGTGGCCTTCCCGAACGTGCTGTTTCGGTTCTTCGGGCTTGGCTTTTTGAGCATTTTCTCCATCCGTAACAAATTCTCTCCCTTCTTAATTGCTTCATCCTCTTCTTTTCTGTTAGCTAGTTTACATATATTATTCAACTCCCAATATAAGTAACCAACAAAATAGATTTTACTCGAGAATCAATGTTctctctaaaataaaataagacacCAAACTGCAACTTGATGGTGCCGTGAGTTTCTCACGCATAGCGTATAGAATCTCAATCATTTCTGCTTGCAAAAACAATGGTACATTTTGGTAGTTTCTGCGCATCACTATTCAGATTCCTTCTGTTGATGTGTCGTCATATTATTTTCAATCTTTCGTATGCAACGTGGGCAGATAAATAATCCTTTCATTTCATTACATATACTTCTTTTCTTCAAAATGTCGCTTGATGTTTAACTACTTGCTAGGCTAATTACAATATTGAAGATCACATTCTTAATTAATATGAAtgtttaaaacttttttaggTACCCAAGCGATGTCGATAAGCATATTCTAGCACGCCAAACTGGTCTCTCGAGAGGCCAGGTACGTTTATATCTTTCTCAAACACATATAGACACCTAATTTCCCATTGGTTACATGACATTCGGTATCAAGATGTTACTATTATATCATATGTGTATATTCTTGTGAAAATTGAAAACCACTTTGGGTAAATGTTGAAAGCAGGTATCGAATTGGTTTATTAATGCAAGGGTGAGACTATGGAAGCCAATGGTGGAGGAAATGTACTTGGAGGAAGTGAAGGATCATGAAAACAACATGGCTTCCTCGGAGGGTGCTACTGATCCAGAGAATGATATAAACCCAAATGTTCAAAACCCTCCACCTCATTCAGCACGATCAGAGGATCAGAAGCCATCACTGCTTCGAATAGACTCCGAGTGTGCCTCCTCCATCATCAACAACAACCACACCCTAGATAACAAAAACGACCCAAAGGGCCAAGAACAGTGCTTTGGGTCGGTGGAGCTTGATTTTTCATCGTACACACACCACTCCTCGGGCATGGTTTCTTTCGGAAGTAATGATCAAAATGGGAACAGCCAGAGCGGGGTGTCTTTGACGCTAGGGTTACAGCAGCATGGAGTGAGCCTAGCGTTCCCGCCACCAACACAGAGTTCACTGTACTACCCAAACCCGAGGGACCAGATTGAAGATTGCCAACCAGTTCAGTACTCTCTTTTGGATGGTGAAGGACAAAACCTGCCTTACAGAAATTTGATGGGAGCACAGCTTCTCCATGATTTGGCAGGATAGATCATGAATTCTTTATTTGAGGAATTAAGATTATTAAGATTAAAACGGTGACGATAATATAATCAAGTAGAAATTaagattagtttttttttttttaattttagctACGTACAAAATTATATAGTACACAATTAATGCTTAATTCCATACATAAAGCTATATATACCTGGTTAATTTAGATAAGCCTACCTACAGTTCCATTTCAACATGTGTATTCATGCCTTTAATTTGGAATTGAATTCGCAAGTCAAGATTTTACACAGACTTTGTTtacttaattaataatattttgtttcattAACTAATCTCTAAGCTGATATAGTATGCCTAGTGTTGAATTTGAATACTGGAGGTACATGTTGATTGAGGCTTCCATCACCACTGAGCTAGTGGCAAATAAAATTCGTTTTGTGAGGGTTGAGATATTTGTAGTCTtttatgaaaagaaaagaatatatatatgttagaaaacaacaataatattattaggcTGTACAAATTTGGTTGGATGctaagaagaacaagaattacaaaaaaatatcaaagatAATTTGGTGGGTGTGGTCCCTAATTCACACCCTCATGAAGACAACATCTCGTGCCGATAAGAATTGGTTGCTTTATGATTTGTCAACTTTTGTTATTGGTTTATCTATGTGCCCCTTTCTTTTTTAGCCAATAAAAGAGATACCGttcaattaataaattttgtattagaGATGCTAGACTATTCAAACGATGCTATCAACCCCTGTATGTTCTCTAAGGAGTGCAACTTGTGTGTCAAAGGGATGAAGAACAGAATCGCATCCACCAGAGATTGATGCACGTATCATGACCATACATTTCTTTTATTGGTATAATAATAGATGAGGAGACTGTGATAGTTTACTAAGTctttattgtttttttgttgttatTCTGAGAAAAAAAGTGGCTTAACTAGTAATGGTGTTCATTTAACCTATATTATAATTTACTATACATAATATACTAACACAAAATACGTTTTTTACGTATGAGATTTAGGACTAGTTACCTCAAGTAATAATTCGAATTAGATGAAATAGATAATTGTTGTCGAACATTATATTTGACACATTATATTTGACACAAAAAGATGTATTTATGTTGGATAATTTACTAGACGATATGaatgaatattaaataagaaaaaaatctaaaaatttacATCGATCAATGTATGTCTTAAGGTTTCTCAAATGATAACTCTCATCCAGTACATGATGTAGTACTTTAATAAATCATCTTGTCTACTTCACTAAAATGCGAAAAAAAgtgataaattattttcatgcaacttttaaattgaataattaTTGTATATATGAAAAGTCACTCCATCTGGTGGCAATGATAAATAAGATATTCTTCATGGTAACCTCAATGTTGAGAAGAGAAAATTGTAATGTACAAATACCATATATgaaacattaattaatttattaagtaggtcaataaaaaataaacttataagGTGTTGATATAAAATGTCAAATAGCTTAATATCCTATCACATGatgttcttctttgttttttcaATATCATCTCATGATGTAATGACAATAAAAACATGGCACGAGTTTTGACTCTCAAATAATTCATAAACTTAGCAGTATTTGGATTTGACACCTTACGGAGATCCATTTAAACTTGTATCCTCTCCTTTGCAATTTGTCCCGCAATTACCTGAGGTAATCAAGTGACATATCTACCTGGTTCATTGTTTTCATTGCcaaatttgaaatttgttaTATTCCTAATAAGTAACAATGTCAATAATtcatttcacaaaataaataaaaagcatCATCACAATAAAAGTGTGAAAAAAAGTAATAGATAAACACCTATTTAGAAGCTATGTTTTTCGATATCCTTTTATAATGATCATTTCAAATAATATGCATGTCGTCCACTTCGTTGTTCACAATGACAAGAAGTATtcttaatgagaaaaatgacaTCTCATACATACATAAAGAGTCATCATTGTGAGTTTCGAGAATGTTTCTTCTTTTCGGGAAAACTCTATCATTTCTCATTACATGAATCAAGTGAGATAAAATATTTGTCTCCATTTGATATGCAAATAATAGAATCTccaaagattaaaaatatttatacttttttccGAATGTTTTTCTTAGTAAacttattttttgtcttttcaaacaaaacattaaaGTTCTCTATTTATTCGTACACATGTTCACCATTGTGGGGTGTCAAAACAATTATGTATAATTTGTTATCTTTTGGAAGCATGTCCTTCCCTAACTCCACAAATTTTCGGTAAaacttttatcagtccatctatttctttcttttaaattaaattatcttaAAGTTTCTCGCAGTCGTGCTAAGTTACTATGTTTAGGGCACAATTGTTGCTCCAAATTAAACTTCAAACAATCATACACATgagtcttataaaaaaaaaatattcatcaacATCACAACATCATGTGTCATCTCCTCTAAATGATTGTCTTGACATACTATGAATGTCTAATATTCCTTTGTGTCATGTAGATATTGTATAGTTCTTCACTATACCAAAGATAAACAAGTGATCATGTATCTTCAGAACGCAACGTGCACTCATCTGACTTCGGTgttaataatttgtatttatataagaAACCTAAAAAACACATTATTGAGACAATTAGTTAGAGGGAAATTTAACTCAACTATGAGATAAGTAAAATCTTGATTTAGACTATGCCAAAATGATTTTTGTACGtagttaattttaaaagaatttagtattgtaaaataaataaattagaatataatattttctcataaaaaagttataattttttcggtgcataagaataaaataaataatcctCCTTGTTGGAGATGTCACATCCactagagataaaaatatttcattgtatataagtgggtgcaaacctcaccttataagctgattttataaggttgagttaggcttaaagttcacttcataatatggtatcagagccatttaaattttatcctaatgatttgttgggcttatcataCCACCCGCTATCagaccgttatcggaccacccataatatattgTCCCACACACGAGCTGTCACTCTTTGCGTGAGCGAAGTGTTGAAAATCTCACTTCGACTAGAGATcagaatatttcattgtatattaGTGAGTGAAAACTCATcttataaattcatttttatgaagttgagttaaacttaaagtacacttcataatatattttttaataatagaatacatataataaaataagagattttacaaaatttatctcTACAAGATTGGATAAAGAAGTGGATGGagaaagttttatttatttatataggaAAATTCCCGGAAGTAGATTGGCATTTAGTGCAATGAAAGAAATAAGAATTTTGAGGGGGGAGTAGAGTAGGGGCGGTAGGGTCATTGTTGGGTTGCAGAGGGAGAATATTGGAGGAGCATTTAAGTGAAGAAGAAGTGTTGCATTGTGCAGTTAACTGGTGTGTGACTAATGAACCAAtctgaataaaatattattagaggAGAGAGGATTGTTTTTGATAAGTTGGTGTTAAATTTACAAGAATATCATAGGATATGAAACTGTAGATAGGGTCTTGGTCTTCTTCAACTTCCCAACCAACTTCCCAATTTTGTCTCTTCAAATAACCCCATCAATTCCCTCACTAAACAGTTGCCGCTTGTTGCGTCTCAGATTTCCTTTTCCTATGTGTTTGTGTCTGTACGCAGGTATAAACGTTTTGCCACTTGCCCTCATTATAAATGCAACATCTTTCTTACACCTAAAAAACACATTTCTAGCTAAGTTTGCTGTTTGTTGGCAACATGTACCATGAACACCTAAATGTCCTTCTATACgtacaaagagaaaaagaaaaagaaagtaataaatttaggagatatgatatgatgagagaagaaagataaaaaaaattgaggaatatctaagagatatttttttaaagaaaggtTTATATACCATCACATCATTCTTAACgtatattttcattaattgtttttttcttttttgaaattTACATTCAGACCTTATCTTTCACAAATGATTGGTTGTCAACACAATTTTCTTTAAGGAATAACTTGTTTTGCAAACATAATTTGTATGGTTTTTAAATACTGATCATTTTTATAGTTCCAAACGTAACTttatttactgataaaaaagaaTATCATAATTTGAGatggttaaaaaaataattaactacaAAAATAGGAATGTAAATATGCATCCAGTTTTTTTAgaatctttaataaaaaaatattggttcactctctctaaattatatatcttttatagtatataaatgataaataacTATCTCAAAGGACTTATATAAGACATTTGATAAGAGTCATGACAATAAGATTGGAAGTAGAACAAATAATTTAGAAGACTCTCTTTGTGAAGAATTAATTATTACTTGATATTCCAATTTCTCTAGTTTTGTAAAAATTGTACAAAGTTGTACATAGTTTATAAATTGTACAAAGTAGTATAATCTTTATTTTAGACTTTTTTTAGtagaaaatgaataaaattaaaatgaatactTTAGGGGTGTTCTAACTCTTATACAAGAGAGTCTGCTACTTTGTACTTTAAAACACTTTTGGCCTTGTATTTAAGCCATTTTCTTGGACCAATTTTCATGAGCAATGTATTAGGTCAATTAAAATATGATGTAAATAAGAAAAGAGAATCTGACTAATTTTACAATTGGGCCTCTTGGACCCAATGCAACTTTAGATCATCTAGGATGCACAAATAAATGACTAGATTGCAAATAGAAATGATGGATGGGTATAAAGATCCACCTGTCATCATCTCAATGGCTGGAATTTTCATCAACTAAGCACCACTTTTCAACCTCTAATTTGAGACTATTTGCTTCATTGAGAGAAAGCCTATTGTCATCATGAGAATGTAGATGATTCTCTCCAATTAGAATAGTATAATTGTCTAGTTAAGAGTGGAAAGAAAGGAGCTTAGAATTGATAAAGAGATGTTATCCAAGGTTGTGCACAATTTATCTTACCTCTTCTAAGTCTCTGTATTCACCAATCaaattcatcttcttcttcatctattTAACCTTCTCAAATACTCCATCAAACcacaacatataaaaaaattacaaaaacacaacatataaaaagattaaaaaaaattatatggattaacattaattaaatttacattCAGAATTCTTATAATGAAGAatgtataacttttttaatattttacacaCTTTCCTGTTTAACTAACCTGAAACTGTTTTACTTTTCTTCAATAGTTATTTaggttttctttttatatttaggATACTACTTCTTTATTGCATGAATATATTTGTACACGATACGtattacaaatataataatacttgtttatatttttatattatttttatatatttaatatatatatatatataaatataaatataaatataaatataaatataaatataaatgcaAACGTTACTTTCTCAGAATTATTTTGGAATGCCAATTAATTCCGTCATTTTTTTAGGTCACGTGTCCTTATT
The sequence above is a segment of the Phaseolus vulgaris cultivar G19833 chromosome 2, P. vulgaris v2.0, whole genome shotgun sequence genome. Coding sequences within it:
- the LOC137811435 gene encoding homeobox protein BEL1 homolog, with the protein product MARQLCEEKSSTGFCYSDVSPGNPTMLVNQIQGFVSEPEMYNLSTGMEMIGFPKSDTNAVMWRSFIPKPGPSSSKTINDSSTPFYHHDYNNSKPSDFTPGNISEASAENLMVGAHDSAPWQDDNSHSRFDDSSLRCVFPCEANERPSQGLSLSLSSTNPSTIGLQSFELRQTSHHPDFVPSSSREGFFGKPVSVQQQQMLQDGYVSSNSKAASVYQQGHFLVKNSKYLVPAQDLLNEFCSLDAKQSEAGKPKSLKKQWEEENNCSGSLKKPSLTSLEFVELQKRKTKLLSMLEEVDRRYKHYRNQMKSVVSSFETVAGNGAATVYSALALKAMSRHFKCLKDGILGQIQTTRKAMGEKDPVAPGTTRGETPRLKVIDQALRQQRAFQQMSMMETHPWRPQRGLPERAVSVLRAWLFEHFLHPYPSDVDKHILARQTGLSRGQVSNWFINARVRLWKPMVEEMYLEEVKDHENNMASSEGATDPENDINPNVQNPPPHSARSEDQKPSLLRIDSECASSIINNNHTLDNKNDPKGQEQCFGSVELDFSSYTHHSSGMVSFGSNDQNGNSQSGVSLTLGLQQHGVSLAFPPPTQSSLYYPNPRDQIEDCQPVQYSLLDGEGQNLPYRNLMGAQLLHDLAG